A stretch of DNA from uncultured Pseudodesulfovibrio sp.:
ATGCGCATTCTCATGGCGACCATGAGGATCATGATCACGCCCACGAAAAAGGGGATGAGGGGCAGCATGTCCACGGTCCCCATCGCAATTTTGCGGACATTCGTGAAATCGTCATGAAAAGCGGGCTCGAGGATGCGGTCAAGGAAACCAGCCTTCGAATCTTTCGTCGGGTGGCCGAGGCCGAAGCCAGGGTGCACGGCAAGCCCATGGACGAGGTCCATTTCCACGAGGTCGGGGCCACCGACTCCATAGTGGATATCGTCGGCGCGGCCATTTGTTATCACCGGCTCGGTGTGGACGCGGTCTGGGTCTCGCCGGTGGAGTTGGGGAGCGGTTTTGTCCGCTGCGCCCACGGGGTCATCCCGGTTCCGGCTCCGGCCACGGTGGAGATCCTGCACGGCATCCCCACCATGGCCGGCGGAACGGATATGGAATCCACTACGCCAACCGGGGCGGCTATCATCGCCGAACTGGCTGATGAATTTACTTCCACTGCGGCCATGACGGTAATCAAGACAGCGTATGGTGTCGGCCATCGGGAGTCATCCTTGCGGCCGAACCTGTTGCGCGTGCACCTGGCCGAGGTCGCCCGATCCTTTCTCTCGCAAACCAGCCGGGCGCGCATGCTGCAGTGCAACATCGACGACATGACCGGCGAGATGCTCGGCTATGTCATGGATCTGCTCATGGAGCAGGGGGCCATGGACGTTCATTTCACGCCCATCATGATGAAGAAGAATCGCCCGGCGACCACGCTCTCTCTGCTTTGCGCCGAGAAGGACGAAGCGCGATTCAAGGAGCTTCTGTTCCGGCATACCACAACCCTTGGCGTGAAGAGTCTGGTTGTGGAAAAGACGGAGCTGGAGCGGCGGTTTGACACTCTGGAGACGCCGCTTGGGCCGGTGACTATGAAGCGGGCGCTGCTGGACGGGCAGGTCCTGCGCTCGAAACCAGAATACGAGGAGTGCCGGGAGATCGCCCGGCGAAACGGCATCCCTCTGGCCCAGGTCTACAGCCTCATCGCCGGGTTGGAAAAGGAGTAGCGTCATGTCGCTCACTCAACAGCAGAAAAAACAATATGCCGTGCTGCTGGCCGAGATTTACGGTCTGGAGCGTGTGCTGGTGGCTTTTTCCGGCGGCGTGGACAGCACCCTGCTGCTTCAAGCCGCCCAGCGGGCCGTGGGCGATGGCGTCCTGGCGGTTACTTTTGCAACGCCTTACTCTCCGGTTGAGGAGACCGCCTGCGCCGTGGAGTTCGCAAAATCCCTGGGTGTCCGCCATAAGCTCGTCGAACTGCCCATCCCCGAAGACATCCGCAACAATCCGCCCGAGCGCTGCTACCTGTGCAAGCGCACATTGTTCAGTGAGCTGGCCCGGATGGCGGAAAACGAGGGCATTCGGCACATCCTGGACGGCAGCAACCTCGACGACCTGGGCGACCATCGTCCCGGCCGCAGGGCCATCAAGGAGCTGGGTGTGCGCAGCCCGCTGCTCGATGCGGGGTTGACCAAGCAGGATATCCGTGACCTGTCCCACGAGTACGGCCTGCCTACCTGGGACAAGCCTGCCGGAGCATGCCTGCTCACGCGGTTGCCCCATGGCAGCGACGTGGAAGAGACGGAACTCAGACGCATCGATCAGGGCGAGACATATTTAAAAGGGCTCGGCTTTGCCGCGGTCAGGCTTCGCAGCCACGGTGAAGTGGCTCGCATCGAGCTGCCGCCGGAGGATATAGCTGCCTGCCTGGAGAGCGGCGTCAGGAAGCTCATCGACGAACGCTTGAAGGCGCTGGGCTATCGTTACGTGGCCGTGGATCTGGCGGGCTACCGCATGGGTAGCCTCAACGAGCCGCAAGCGGCCGATCGAAAGGAGTAGAATTATGACCAATGACACTTTGGCCGAACTGTTGTCCGAGATTCGTGACGGCAGAGTTTCGGTTGAGAACGGAATCGAACGATTGCGCGATCTCCCATATATGGATCTCGGACATACCAAATTCGACCTGCACCGTTCACTGCGCAACGGCTTCCCCGAGGTGGTCTACGGAGAGGGCAAGACTCCGGAACAGGTGGGGGAGATATTCACCCGTATGGGGGACCATGCGAACATTCTGGCGACCCGTGTGTCACAGGAGATGGCCGACCACGTGCTGTCCGTCTGTCCGGACGCGGAGTACAATGCCGTGGGCAGGACCCTGGCCCTGGCGCGTGAACCCATCACCTACAGGGAAGGGCAGATCGCCATTGTTACGGCCGGTACTTCCGACCTGGGCGTTGCTGAAGAGGCCCGCGTCACCTGTGAAATGCTCGGCAGCCACGCTCGTATCACTTCGGACGTGGGAGTGGCGGGCATCCACCGTTTGCTGGACCGGCTCGAGGACATCCGCCAGGCGCGGGTGATCATCGTCATTGCGGGCATGGAAGGAGCCTTGTCCAGCGTCATCGGCGGCCTGGTTCCCCAGCCGATCATAGCGGTACCCACTTCCGTCGGTTATGGCGCGTCCTTTTCCGGCTTGTCGGCGCTGCTCGGCATGCTTACCTCCTGTGCGAGCGGCGTGACCGTGGTCAACATCGACAATGGCTTTGGCGCGGCCTGTGCCGCATGTAAAATCAATAATCTTTGATTCGTACACGGCGTCGACCCTCTCCGGGGCATTGACCGTGATGGCCTGGATTATTTTTTCGACGTGCTGATGAATTGCCTCGACGATAATTGCTTTGCAGAAGCAACAAGGGAGTGGAGGTATATACCGCCACTCCCTTGTTTTGATCAGTAGAGGAGTCGAGGACTTTATTTTTTCTTTGCAGAAGTTCTCTTGGTCCAGAGTTTCATCTCTTTCATCTTCTTGCGGCGTTCCCGCTGAAGGGACTTGCAGACCAGGGGAAGTTTTTTCTTGTATCCGTACTGTTCGCGATACTCTTCCGGGGTCAGATTGTGGGTCGACAAATGCTTCTTGGTAAGAACCTTGAAAGACTTGCCGCAGGCACAGCAGAGAATGGACTTTTCTCGAATCGCCTTCTGGGGATCGACGGCGGCGGGGGCCCCGGTTTCGACGACATCACCCTCGGCAATGGCTTTGATGCCGGCGGCCAGTTTCTGCACCATGGAGGTTATCTCTTCCTCGGTCATGGTTCGCACGCTTGCCTGAGCCTTTACAATCTCCAATGCCTCTTGCAAGTAATCTTCCATAAGTATCTCCTTGTTACTCGGACTTTCGAGAATGCAGAGAAAAGCCCTCTGCATCATGTCCAATGTTATAATGCAAAAGTATTACCGCAGCTAAATCGTATTCAACATACGGCGTCGAGTGTCAAGAAAATTGGACATAGCTGATAGAAAGAATAACACGGCAGATTGAGACGACTTGTCCAGGTTGAAAGATTGACCGTTGATTTCCTCCCGCCCTTGATTCCTCTTGCAGGGTGAAGTATATGATAAGCCGTTGTGACGGTAGTATCGAGTAAAGCACAATCAATGGAGTGTGAAATGGGTTCCGATGGAAGCAAAATCCATAAATTGGAGGCTGTTAAGGTGAGCAGAGAGACTGATTCCGAGACCGAACAGCAGGCGGTGCCCACTGCGGCAGCCAACGCCACCAGTCGTGATATGAGCAAGGTAGCCGTTATCGTCTCTTTGCTCGTGGTCGTGTTGCTGGTCATTTTCTTCTTCGGCATGAACCGGAATATCGCCGGGCTTACCGAAGAGGTGAAGAGTCTGGGCGCGTTGCGCCAGGACGTGTCGCAGCTCGATGACCGTATGGTCAAAATGGAGGAGGGCCTTCCTCTCCAGATGAAGCGCTTGCTGGCTCTGGATATGGTCAATGAGATGGCCATGAAGTCCGCCTACCTGGGGAACACTCTTGAGGATCAGGCTCTGCGCGACAAAATGCAGACCGTTTTGCAGTCTCTCAAGGAAGTTCGCAGCGAGCTTGAAAAGTAGTACCTGTCTTCTTTCTGATTCTTCAAGGTGCGGCGTGTTGTACGTCGCACCTTTTTTTATGCTTATTCAGTTGAACAGTGTTGTTCGCTATTGTTCAAAATAGTGTTGACAGGCTGGGGAAAAACCAATATTGATCAATTAAATGATTAATGATCAACAAGGGCTTGCGGAATGACCAAGAAGTTTATCAGTTTACGCGAAGTGGGGAGGCAATTAGACATACCTCCGTCTACTATCGTGTATTATAAAGATAAATTTGAAAGGTTCATTCCCTCCGAGGGCGGCGCCGGACGCCGGACACGGTATCCAGTAGAGGTCTTGGAAATCTTCAGGAGGATTCGAAAGATGTTCAACGACAATTGGTCAACTGAACAAATTGAACAGGAGTTAGCATTGAAATTCGGTATGTTGATGAATGATCAACAGTCTGATCAACCGTTTGAACAGTCGCCTTCGTATGGCGCCATGCAGGATCTGGCCGGCGTGTTGTCCCGCATGTCGGATGTGCTGGACAATCAGTCTCTTTTCCGGAGTGAGATCCGATCCTTGCGGGACGAGGTTGCCGCACTGCGCGCAGAGCGTGAAGTCGAATCCGCCAGACAGGAAGAAGCAGTCCGCACTCTTCGCGAGGAAGTCGCTGCGCTCAAGCGTCGTCTCTCGTCCGGGAAGGGCGGGAGCACCGGTATTGATTTTCCGCCGGCCGAGTTCTTGGCGAGTCCGCTGGTCATTGCGTCCGGGGGCGAGTTTCTTGGCGTGCAGGGCAAAGGCAAGCACTTTTCGCTCAAGGATTTCGTTCAGCTCATAGAGCGCAAGGAGTCGGCCACGGTTGCGGTGGAGACCTCCTGGAAGCAGAGCGATGGGCACTGGGTGCTCGTAGTACGCACTCGCGACGGCGAAACCGGTCGTGAGCAAGACATTATTCTGGTCGCGAAAAAGACGGTAACGCCCAGCCGGAACACTGTTACGGAGATTATTCGTCTCAATATAGACGGCAACGATGCTCCCGATGCCCTGTTGCTGACTCTGTTCCGTCAATTGAAGACTGTTTTCAATGGGTAACGGCCGTGATTGTTTTAACCTTCTTCTAGAAAAACTCTTGATTGATTCGGCAGTTTCCTTTATATAGCCATTGCCAAATATACTATCAGGTACTAAGTTTCGCCGGTTCATTTGGAGGAGACGGTATGCCCCAGGTCGCTGCTAGAATTACCCATGATCAGGAAAAGTGGCTCAAGGACTATTTCAAGACCAAGAGTGCCGGAGCCGAGTTCATCCTGCCCTGGGCCGTTGACGTCTTTTTCAAATCCATCCGCAACGTGTCGAGTGATTTTTCCGTTGCCGAGCTCAAGACCATCCTTGAATCCCACAAGGAAGTGAAGCTGCTGCCCAACCAGTCCAAGCAGGCCTATCTGCTGCTTAGGGTGGAAGAGGCCTGCGACGAACACAGCGTGCATATCCAGCATGGCGCGAGCAAGAGCAACCTCGAAGTGAAACTGC
This window harbors:
- the larC gene encoding nickel pincer cofactor biosynthesis protein LarC, which gives rise to MKILYYDCFAGISGDMNLAAMIDLGVEPEYLRTELDKLGLGDEFRLDVTRDARNGIHGTRVDVRLAESSVHVHDAKGHDHAHLHGHDHDHAHGHAHSHGDHEDHDHAHEKGDEGQHVHGPHRNFADIREIVMKSGLEDAVKETSLRIFRRVAEAEARVHGKPMDEVHFHEVGATDSIVDIVGAAICYHRLGVDAVWVSPVELGSGFVRCAHGVIPVPAPATVEILHGIPTMAGGTDMESTTPTGAAIIAELADEFTSTAAMTVIKTAYGVGHRESSLRPNLLRVHLAEVARSFLSQTSRARMLQCNIDDMTGEMLGYVMDLLMEQGAMDVHFTPIMMKKNRPATTLSLLCAEKDEARFKELLFRHTTTLGVKSLVVEKTELERRFDTLETPLGPVTMKRALLDGQVLRSKPEYEECREIARRNGIPLAQVYSLIAGLEKE
- the larE gene encoding ATP-dependent sacrificial sulfur transferase LarE, with translation MSLTQQQKKQYAVLLAEIYGLERVLVAFSGGVDSTLLLQAAQRAVGDGVLAVTFATPYSPVEETACAVEFAKSLGVRHKLVELPIPEDIRNNPPERCYLCKRTLFSELARMAENEGIRHILDGSNLDDLGDHRPGRRAIKELGVRSPLLDAGLTKQDIRDLSHEYGLPTWDKPAGACLLTRLPHGSDVEETELRRIDQGETYLKGLGFAAVRLRSHGEVARIELPPEDIAACLESGVRKLIDERLKALGYRYVAVDLAGYRMGSLNEPQAADRKE
- the larB gene encoding nickel pincer cofactor biosynthesis protein LarB, whose translation is MMTNDTLAELLSEIRDGRVSVENGIERLRDLPYMDLGHTKFDLHRSLRNGFPEVVYGEGKTPEQVGEIFTRMGDHANILATRVSQEMADHVLSVCPDAEYNAVGRTLALAREPITYREGQIAIVTAGTSDLGVAEEARVTCEMLGSHARITSDVGVAGIHRLLDRLEDIRQARVIIVIAGMEGALSSVIGGLVPQPIIAVPTSVGYGASFSGLSALLGMLTSCASGVTVVNIDNGFGAACAACKINNL
- a CDS encoding MucR family transcriptional regulator, with product MEDYLQEALEIVKAQASVRTMTEEEITSMVQKLAAGIKAIAEGDVVETGAPAAVDPQKAIREKSILCCACGKSFKVLTKKHLSTHNLTPEEYREQYGYKKKLPLVCKSLQRERRKKMKEMKLWTKRTSAKKK
- a CDS encoding MerR family transcriptional regulator — encoded protein: MTKKFISLREVGRQLDIPPSTIVYYKDKFERFIPSEGGAGRRTRYPVEVLEIFRRIRKMFNDNWSTEQIEQELALKFGMLMNDQQSDQPFEQSPSYGAMQDLAGVLSRMSDVLDNQSLFRSEIRSLRDEVAALRAEREVESARQEEAVRTLREEVAALKRRLSSGKGGSTGIDFPPAEFLASPLVIASGGEFLGVQGKGKHFSLKDFVQLIERKESATVAVETSWKQSDGHWVLVVRTRDGETGREQDIILVAKKTVTPSRNTVTEIIRLNIDGNDAPDALLLTLFRQLKTVFNG